One window from the genome of Salisaeta longa DSM 21114 encodes:
- the hisG gene encoding ATP phosphoribosyltransferase, with protein MLKIALPNKGALSDGAVALAAAAGYRCRRRGRELSVRDTDNDVMFIFLRPRDIATYVSNGTLDLGVTGLDLLHDSGANVERVMDLNFGNARFCYAAPKEQDITPDDFTSQTRIATSYANLVRKDLDARDIDATVVHLDGAVEISIDLGVADAIADVVQTGRTIDEAGLHVIGDPILETEAVLVAQNGATLQREAAQRFIERVQGILMARAYVMVEYDLPRDQLATARDITPGIESPTVSPLSKDGWVAVKAMAREARVNEIMDDLTAIGAKGIIITDIRTCRI; from the coding sequence ATGCTCAAGATCGCCCTGCCCAACAAAGGCGCCCTCTCCGACGGCGCGGTTGCACTTGCCGCGGCCGCCGGGTATCGCTGCCGCCGCCGCGGCCGCGAGCTGTCGGTGCGCGATACCGACAACGACGTCATGTTCATCTTCCTGCGCCCCCGCGACATTGCCACGTACGTGAGCAACGGCACGCTCGACCTGGGCGTTACCGGCCTCGACCTGCTCCACGACAGCGGCGCCAACGTGGAGCGCGTAATGGACCTCAACTTCGGCAACGCGCGCTTCTGCTACGCGGCCCCCAAGGAACAGGACATCACGCCCGACGACTTTACGAGCCAGACGCGCATCGCCACCTCGTACGCCAACCTGGTGCGCAAAGACCTCGACGCCCGCGATATTGACGCAACGGTGGTGCACCTGGACGGCGCGGTAGAGATTTCGATCGACCTGGGCGTCGCCGATGCCATTGCCGACGTGGTGCAAACCGGCCGCACCATCGACGAGGCCGGCCTGCACGTCATTGGCGATCCTATCTTGGAGACCGAGGCTGTGCTCGTGGCACAGAACGGCGCGACCCTACAGCGCGAGGCGGCCCAGCGCTTCATCGAGCGCGTGCAGGGCATTCTGATGGCCCGCGCCTACGTGATGGTGGAGTACGACCTGCCCCGCGACCAACTCGCGACGGCCCGCGACATTACGCCCGGCATCGAGTCGCCCACCGTGTCGCCGCTGAGCAAGGACGGCTGGGTTGCCGTGAAGGCAATGGCCCGCGAGGCCCGCGTCAACGAGATCATGGACGACCTGACGGCCATCGGCGCGAAGGGCATCATCATCACCGACATCCGGACGTGCCGCATCTAA
- a CDS encoding phosphoribosyl-ATP diphosphatase, giving the protein MKRFEELFAELQAKVARQDPTSGTVQAVHDGPHAIGKKLLEEAGEVWMAAEHEGKTRTAEEISQLLYHIQVMMLACDLDLDDVYEHL; this is encoded by the coding sequence ATGAAGCGCTTCGAGGAATTGTTTGCCGAACTGCAAGCCAAGGTGGCCCGCCAAGATCCAACCTCGGGCACCGTACAGGCCGTACACGACGGTCCGCATGCGATTGGCAAGAAGCTGCTGGAAGAAGCCGGCGAGGTGTGGATGGCCGCCGAGCATGAAGGCAAAACCCGCACTGCCGAAGAAATCTCGCAGCTCTTGTACCACATACAGGTGATGATGCTGGCGTGCGATCTTGACCTCGACGACGTGTACGAACACCTGTAG
- a CDS encoding ABC transporter ATP-binding protein, protein MPDASSADAPLVVVDHVSKTYRMGAAPVHALRDVSLTLPRGSFTGVVGPSGSGKSTLLHLLAALDAPTQGTLRVGEWTLGALSAREQSRFRRTMVGVVFQQFHLIPTMTALQNVALPLILAGVPPAERARRAAACLAQVDLADRTGHRPVELSGGEQQRVAVARALVGDPPLLLADEPTGNLDADTGAQIIDLLADLHRTQGRTVVVVTHHPASITAYAQRLIRLRDGARAST, encoded by the coding sequence ATGCCCGACGCTTCGTCTGCCGACGCCCCGCTGGTTGTCGTCGATCACGTCTCGAAGACCTACCGGATGGGCGCTGCGCCGGTGCACGCCTTGCGCGACGTGAGCCTGACGCTCCCCCGCGGCAGCTTTACCGGCGTGGTGGGCCCCAGCGGCTCGGGGAAGTCGACGTTGCTGCATCTGCTCGCGGCCCTCGATGCGCCCACGCAGGGCACGCTGCGGGTGGGCGAGTGGACGCTGGGCGCGCTGTCGGCCCGCGAGCAGTCGCGCTTTCGCCGGACCATGGTGGGCGTCGTCTTTCAGCAGTTTCACCTGATCCCGACGATGACGGCGCTGCAAAACGTGGCCCTGCCGCTCATCCTCGCCGGCGTGCCGCCTGCAGAGCGCGCCCGTCGGGCGGCCGCGTGCCTCGCGCAGGTGGACCTGGCCGACCGCACCGGCCATCGGCCCGTGGAGCTCTCCGGCGGCGAGCAGCAACGCGTGGCTGTGGCGCGGGCGCTGGTGGGCGATCCCCCGCTATTGCTTGCCGATGAGCCCACCGGCAACCTCGACGCCGACACCGGGGCGCAGATCATTGACCTCCTGGCCGACTTGCACCGCACGCAAGGCCGTACCGTCGTGGTCGTCACGCACCACCCGGCATCCATAACCGCTTACGCCCAGCGGCTCATCCGCCTGCGCGACGGCGCCCGCGCCTCCACGTGA
- the ccmA gene encoding heme ABC exporter ATP-binding protein CcmA, whose amino-acid sequence MPILTATGVGHRFGALLLFRDLSFTLAAGQTLAITGANGSGKSTLIRILAGVLTPRAGRVVLHREGRVVERARHPQHVGLVAPYLNVYDGLTARENLAFLAAARGLSEPQQRIDAALHTVGLAGRADAQVATYSSGMKQRVKYAAALLPKPLVLLLDEPSANFDAAGRALVEQVTAAQHARGGALVVATNRPEEAATAHRVLRIEDHR is encoded by the coding sequence ATGCCTATCCTTACCGCCACCGGCGTGGGGCACCGCTTCGGCGCCTTGCTGCTCTTTCGCGACCTTTCGTTTACGCTGGCCGCGGGTCAGACGCTGGCCATCACGGGGGCCAATGGATCCGGCAAATCGACGCTGATTCGCATCCTGGCCGGTGTGCTTACGCCCCGCGCGGGCCGCGTGGTGCTGCATCGGGAGGGGCGCGTGGTCGAGCGGGCCCGCCACCCGCAGCATGTGGGCCTCGTGGCGCCGTACCTAAACGTGTACGACGGCCTCACGGCCCGCGAGAACCTGGCGTTCTTAGCCGCCGCCCGCGGCCTCTCGGAGCCCCAACAGCGCATCGACGCGGCGCTGCATACGGTGGGGCTCGCCGGGCGCGCCGACGCGCAAGTGGCCACCTACTCGTCGGGGATGAAGCAGCGCGTCAAATACGCAGCGGCCCTGCTCCCTAAGCCGCTGGTGCTGCTGCTCGACGAGCCGTCGGCAAATTTCGACGCCGCCGGGCGCGCGCTGGTGGAGCAGGTCACGGCCGCGCAGCATGCACGGGGCGGCGCGCTGGTGGTGGCCACCAACCGGCCCGAAGAAGCCGCCACCGCCCATCGCGTGCTCCGCATTGAAGATCATCGCTAA
- a CDS encoding SDR family oxidoreductase has product MIFLTGFPGFLGTRLVQALAQRTPDAHFQLLVQPKFETKARLVLQDLGLWDRATLLPGDITQPDLGLGDRYDAVAESITEAYHLAAVYDLSIPREVGWRINVEGTRHVLDLLDDAPQLSVFGYVSTAYVSGRRTGVIREEELTHHAGFKNFYEETKYHAEVLVQERFDTLPTVVFRPGIVVGDSKTGATDKFDGPYFILSALQKLPRYTLMTRIGTGQETVNLVPVDFVIDAMLALSTAEHAGTVFHLTDPQPLTTQQIMKTFTTLLNMKVAYVGVPPAVARGLMNTGPGRALGIAPELIDYFDHAATYDSQHTQSALAGTGIRCPSLRDYAPAMVRFMQAHGGQRAEAMY; this is encoded by the coding sequence ATGATCTTCCTGACCGGCTTTCCGGGCTTTTTAGGCACACGCCTGGTGCAGGCGTTGGCCCAGCGCACCCCCGACGCCCACTTTCAGCTCCTGGTGCAGCCCAAGTTCGAAACCAAAGCGCGCCTCGTGCTGCAAGACCTGGGCCTGTGGGACCGTGCAACGCTCCTGCCGGGCGACATCACGCAGCCGGATCTGGGGCTGGGCGATCGCTACGACGCGGTGGCAGAATCCATCACCGAGGCGTATCACCTGGCGGCGGTCTACGACCTGTCCATCCCGCGCGAGGTGGGCTGGCGCATCAACGTGGAGGGCACGCGCCACGTGCTCGACCTGCTGGACGATGCGCCGCAGCTTTCGGTGTTCGGGTACGTGAGCACGGCGTACGTGTCGGGCCGGCGCACCGGCGTTATCCGCGAGGAGGAGCTGACGCACCACGCCGGGTTCAAGAATTTCTACGAGGAGACCAAGTACCACGCCGAGGTGCTGGTGCAGGAGCGCTTCGATACGCTGCCCACCGTAGTTTTTCGGCCGGGCATCGTGGTGGGCGATTCGAAAACGGGCGCGACCGATAAGTTTGACGGTCCGTACTTCATCCTGAGCGCGCTGCAGAAGCTGCCGCGCTACACGCTCATGACGCGCATCGGTACGGGGCAGGAAACGGTGAACCTGGTGCCGGTGGATTTTGTCATCGACGCGATGCTTGCGCTCTCGACAGCGGAGCACGCGGGCACCGTGTTTCATCTCACGGATCCGCAGCCGCTAACCACGCAGCAGATCATGAAGACGTTTACGACACTGCTGAACATGAAGGTGGCGTACGTGGGTGTGCCGCCGGCGGTGGCCCGTGGCCTCATGAACACCGGGCCGGGCCGGGCGCTGGGCATTGCGCCCGAGCTCATCGACTATTTCGATCATGCAGCAACATACGACAGCCAGCACACCCAATCGGCACTCGCGGGCACCGGCATTCGCTGCCCGTCGCTGCGCGACTACGCGCCGGCCATGGTGCGCTTCATGCAGGCGCATGGCGGGCAACGCGCGGAAGCGATGTACTAA